Proteins encoded in a region of the Elaeis guineensis isolate ETL-2024a chromosome 7, EG11, whole genome shotgun sequence genome:
- the LOC105032182 gene encoding protein MEI2-like 2 isoform X2: MEQSLGGLKPTGPSHISPGKTAQKIRSSAWGIPSGSNAYHGSSDASLFSSSLPVLPHEKLVDDASSEITNLSKKIEGRDSVDDLDLQGIGSLLPDDEEELLSGIMDDFDLSGLPSHVEELEEYDLFGSGGGIELDSDPTESLTIGMAKASIADGYIGNGISQYSLPNGVGTIAGEHPYGEHPSRTLFVRNINSNVEDSELRSLFEQYGDIRTLYTACKHRGFVMISYYDIRAARTAMRALQNKPLRRRKLDIHFSIPKDNPSDKDMNQGTLVIFNLDPSVSNDDLRQIFGAYGEVKEIRETPHKRHHKFIEFYDVRAAEAALRALNKSDIAGKRIKLEPSRPGGARRSLMQQLTHELEQDESRIYRHYVGSPITNSPPGTWAHYGSPGDNNPLQALSRSPTGGAMSPMGGNHLPGLASVLSPVISNSVKIPPIGKDQNRGNHAEQVFFNSNSSHGVAFQHSHSFPEHNNGVVSSSPGTLNSFGLSASNASGIGTLSGPQFLWGSPTTYSEHSQSSAWQSPSMGHSFTSNGHAQGHGFLYSNRNGSVLGSSLPHHHVGSAPSGLPFERHFGFFPESPDTSFMNQVTFGNMGISRNDGSLMMNMSARASMNLGSALAGNTSDNSSPNFRMISSQRLGHTFFGNAPYTGPVSSNSEGLLERGRSRRADNSGSQVDSKKQYQLDLEKIVSGEDIRTTLMIKNIPNKYTSKMLLAAIDENHKGTYDFLYLPIDFKNKCNVGYAFINMVSPSHIISFYQEPFPLNGMMNIHVWQQDGTVSAEVLAESPTKNNPSEKPEKSTELENGLEM, from the exons ATGGAGCAGTCATTGGGTGGTTTGAAGCCAACAG GTCCTTCACATATCTCTCCAGGGAAGACTGCACAGAAGATCAGAAGCAGTGCATGGGGGATTCCATCTGGATCCAATGCATATCATGGATCCAGTGATGCGAGCCTTTTCTCGAGCTCCTTACCGGTCCTTCCACATGAGAAAT TGGTAGATGATGCTTCTTCTGAAATAACTAATCTGAGTAAAAAGATTGAGGGTAGGGATTCTGTGGATGATCTTGACCTCCAAGGAATTGGGAGCCTGTTACCTGATGACGAAGAGGAGCTTTTATCTGGAATAATGGATGATTTTGACCTTAGTGGGTTGCCTAGTCATGTGGAGGAGTTGGAAGAGTATGATCTTTTCGGCAGTGGAGGGGGCATAGAATTGGATTCTGATCCTACAGAGAGCCTCACCATTGGGATGGCAAAAGCAAGTATTGCTGATGGCTATATTGGCAATGGGATTAGCCAGTACAGCCTTCCAAATGGTGTTGGCACCATTGCTGGTGAACATCCATATGGAGAGCATCCATCTAGAACTTTATTTGTGAGGAACATTAATAGTAATGTTGAAGATTCAGAATTGCGGTCTCTGTTTGag CAATATGGGGACATCCGGACTCTTTACACTGCTTGCAAGCACAGGGGATTTGTGATGATATCTTACTATGATATCAGAGCTGCTCGAACTGCTATGCGTGCATTACAAAATAAGCCCTTACGACGGAGAAAACTCGATATTCATTTTTCAATTCCCAAG GACAATCCATCTGACAAAGATATGAACCAAGGAACTcttgtaatttttaatttggatCCATCAGTTTCAAATGATGACCTTCGACAAATATTTGGGGCTTATGGGGAAGTAAAGGAG ATAAGGGAGACTCCACACAAGCGGCACCATAAATTTATTGAGTTCTATGATGTCAGAGCGGCAGAAGCTGCACTACGGGCATTGAACAAGAGTGACATAGCTGGCAAACGGATAAAGCTGGAACCTAGCCGTCCTGGTGGAGCTCGTAGAAG CTTGATGCAGCAGTTGACTCATGAATTGGAACAAGATGAAAGCAGAATTTATAGACATTATGTGGGATCACCTATAACCAACTCTCCTCCAG GTACATGGGCACACTATGGCAGTCCAGGTGATAACAATCCACTTCAAGCTCTCAGCAGGTCCCCAACCGGGGGAGCAATGAGCCCCATGGGGGGCAACCATTTGCCTGGATTAGCTTCTGTACTTTCACCTGTGATATCAAACTCTGTGAAAATTCCTCCAATTGGGAAAGACCAAAATCGGGGTAACCATGCAGAACAGGTTTTCTTTAATAGCAATTCATCACATGGAGTTGCGTTTCAGCATTCTCATTCCTTTCCAGAGCATAATAATGGAGTGGTGAGCTCAAGTCCGGGAACTCTAAATTCTTTTGGTCTTTCGGCCTCCAATGCATCTGGAATTGGAACACTGAGTGGACCCCAGTTTCTTTGGGGCAGTCCAACTACTTATTCAGAGCATTCCCAATCATCTGCTTGGCAGTCACCATCTATGGGACATTCATTCACATCCAATGGCCATGCGCAAGGGCATGGATTTCTTTATTCAAATCGCAATGGTTCTGTCCTTGGGTCATCACTTCCTCACCATCATGTGGGGTCAGCTCCCTCTGGTCTTCCTTTCGAAAGGCACTTTGGTTTTTTTCCTGAGTCACCAGATACATCTTTCATGAACCAGGTCACATTTGGAAATATGGGTATTAGTCGAAATGATGGAAGTTTAATGATGAATATGAGTGCTCGGGCCTCCATGAATCTTGGAAGTGCTTTGGCTGGAAACACATCTGATAATAGTTCACCCAATTTCAGAATGATTTCCTCACAGAGACTGGGCCATACATTTTTCGGGAATGCTCCATATACTGGACCAGTTTCTTCCAACAGTGAGGGTCTACTTGAGCGAGGTCGCAGTCGACGAGCTGACAACAGTGGGAGTCAAGTAGATAGCAAGAAGCAGTATCAGCTTGACTTGGAAAAAATAGTCAGTGGGGAAGATATCCGGACAACATTAATGATAAAGAACATTCCAAATAA GTACACCTCCAAGATGTTGTTAGCAGCCATTGATGAAAATCATAAGGGTACCTATGATTTTCTCTACTTGCCAATTGATTTTAAG AACAAGTGCAATGTTGGTTATGCATTTATAAACATGGTATCTCCTTCTCATATCATCTCCTTTTATCAG